The Enterobacter huaxiensis sequence CCCCATGTGCAGGGCGATGAACAGCGCGCGCTCGCAGTGGAAGCGCTGGGTGATGATGATGAAGTCGTTAGTGTCGAATACTTTACGGGTGCGCACGATGGAGTCCAGCGTGCGGAACCCGGCATAGTCAAGCACGATATCCGCCGGATCGACGCCAGCGGCAATCAAATCTTTCCGCATGGTCACCGGTTCGTTATAGCTCTGCAGCGCGTTATCGCCGCTCAGCAGCAGGTAGTTCACCTTGCCGCTGTTGTAGGCGTTCAGCGCGCCCTGAATGCGGTAGCGGTAATACTGATTGATAACGCCGGTGCGGTAATACTTGGCGGTGCCGAGCACCACGCCAACCTGACGGTAGGGGAGATCCTGGAGGTCATCAAAAATATAGGGTGCCGTTTTCCAGCTCATCCAGCGGTCGAGGCCCAGCACGATCAACAGCAGTATGCCGACCAGGACAGACAGGCTGTAAAAAACGCGCTTTAACATGGAGATGGCTCGTTCGTGGATGAAAGTTCACTCAGGCTACTGTACCCGCCTGGTTAGCGCAAGAAACGGTGAATCAACTGAGGGCTTTTTCAGCAAACGGGCGGGCATTTCTGCCCGCCGGAAGGTCAGGCAAGCAGCACGCGGTCAATTGTCGTGCAGCCCAGCGCTTTCAGCGTGGCGGCGGTAGCGTCCCACTGGATCAGCGGTGCATCGGCTTTTTCGGCCAAAATTGCGCGTTGGATATCAGGATAGTCGTAGCCGTTCAGGCTCAGCAGGTTGAGTGCGCCCTGCAGCGGCGGGAGCGTCGGGTTGAACGCGGCGTTCTCCGCATAGCTGCCGGTGAAGATGCGGCCATCGCGGCACTGCAGCGCCACGCCGCTCGGTGATTTGCTGTACGGCGTGTGGCTCTGGTTGGCGGCGGTGATAGCGGCCTGGCTCAGGTCATCGCCGGACAGGGCGAAACCGTGGTCCTGCGCGTCCATCAGCAGCGTTTTGATCTCAAGATCTTTCGGGCCGAAGGCATCCGGCAGATAGTCGCCCAGCGTGTGCGGCTCGCGGCCCGGCAGATTGATGCGCAGCTGCAGGCCGCTGTTCAGCTCGTTCATAAACTGGCGGCAGTGGCCGCACGGGGTGTAGTTAACGGTGATGGCGCTCAGCGCTTTTTCACCGCGCAGCCAGGCGTGGCTGATGGCGCTCTGCTCGGCGTGGACGGTTTGCTGCATCGTCGCACCCAGGAACTCCATGTTTCCACCGAAGTACCAGGTTCCGCTTACGCCGCGTGCAATCGCACCGACGTTAAAGTGGGAGAGATCTGCGCGGGCGCAGGAGGCGGCCAGCGGCAGGAGTGCGAAAGCCAGCGCGTCTTCGTCCAGTCCCGCTGCCTGTTTAAGCGTCGCGACCTGCTCCGCCGTCAGCAGGGCGGGGAAATGTGCATCCGCCAGAACCGGAGCCAGGGCTGATTGCAAATTCTCTGCGAGCTGGGCGAAAGCAGTTTGAAAACGTGGATGCATGGCGTGTGCCTCATAAAGGTTAATGGATCGGTAGTGTACGGAGCCGATGGGGCTTTATATGTGATCCACTTCTCATTATGTATGCAACTTATGAAAACAAAATGAAATTTGCGCGACGCATCGCAAATTTTAGCCCATCACCGCCAGAATAATCGGGAACACAAACGGCGCGATCAGGGAGGTGATAATCCCGCAGATCACCAGCGCCAGCGAGCTAAACGCCCCTTCCTGATAATCCACCTCTGCGCAGCGCGCGGTGCCCAGCGCGTGTGATGCCGTGCCCATGGCCAGACCGCGTGCGGCTTTGGTGCGGATCTTCATCAGATTCAGCAGGGTATGGCCAAATACCGCGCCCAGGATACCGACGAAGATCACGCACATGGCGCTGATGGCCGGAATACCGCCGATGCTGCCGCCCACGGCCATTGCGATAGGCGTGGTAACGGACTTCGGCAGGATAGACGCCGCAATTTGCGGCGACGCGCCCATCAGCAGCGCCACCGAGGTTCCGGTAACCATCGCCACCAGGCTACCGATAAAGCAAATGGTAATGATGGACTTCCAGCGGGCGCGGATCTGGTGCAGCTGTTCATATAAAGGAAACGCCAGCGCCACAACGGCAGGCTGCAGCAGGTCGTTTAAAATTTTGCTCCCGGCGAAATAGCGTTCGTAGGGAATGCCGGTAAGGAGCAGGAAAGGAATAATCACCACCATCGCCACCAGCAGCGGGTTGAGCAACGGCATTTTGAAACGAATTGCGA is a genomic window containing:
- the sanA gene encoding outer membrane permeability protein SanA — protein: MLKRVFYSLSVLVGILLLIVLGLDRWMSWKTAPYIFDDLQDLPYRQVGVVLGTAKYYRTGVINQYYRYRIQGALNAYNSGKVNYLLLSGDNALQSYNEPVTMRKDLIAAGVDPADIVLDYAGFRTLDSIVRTRKVFDTNDFIIITQRFHCERALFIALHMGIQAQCYAVPSPKDMLSVRVREFGARFGALADLYLFKREPRFLGPLVPIPTMHEVPEDAQGYPAVTPEQLLEIQKKK
- the cdd gene encoding cytidine deaminase — translated: MHPRFQTAFAQLAENLQSALAPVLADAHFPALLTAEQVATLKQAAGLDEDALAFALLPLAASCARADLSHFNVGAIARGVSGTWYFGGNMEFLGATMQQTVHAEQSAISHAWLRGEKALSAITVNYTPCGHCRQFMNELNSGLQLRINLPGREPHTLGDYLPDAFGPKDLEIKTLLMDAQDHGFALSGDDLSQAAITAANQSHTPYSKSPSGVALQCRDGRIFTGSYAENAAFNPTLPPLQGALNLLSLNGYDYPDIQRAILAEKADAPLIQWDATAATLKALGCTTIDRVLLA
- a CDS encoding CidB/LrgB family autolysis modulator, whose protein sequence is MMANIWWSLPLTLVVFFAARKLAIRFKMPLLNPLLVAMVVIIPFLLLTGIPYERYFAGSKILNDLLQPAVVALAFPLYEQLHQIRARWKSIITICFIGSLVAMVTGTSVALLMGASPQIAASILPKSVTTPIAMAVGGSIGGIPAISAMCVIFVGILGAVFGHTLLNLMKIRTKAARGLAMGTASHALGTARCAEVDYQEGAFSSLALVICGIITSLIAPFVFPIILAVMG